Proteins from a genomic interval of Rosa chinensis cultivar Old Blush chromosome 2, RchiOBHm-V2, whole genome shotgun sequence:
- the LOC112187972 gene encoding uncharacterized protein LOC112187972, which translates to MSEGPKLYTNKPKKAHLKQFQDQQIFASSPSSTMPSSQSSTPPPPPPPPQLPKESFARRYKFLWPLLLTVNLGVGAYLFMRTKKKEIDVEEEVTTAVSTVAQTTPTTEKPLPLPTITEPVKLREPISEDQQREVFKWILEEKRKVKPKDPEEKKQIDEEKALLKQFIRAKSLPRI; encoded by the exons ATGAGCGAAGGTCCGAAGCTCTACACCAACAAACCCAAGAAAG CACACCTGAAACAGTTTCAAGATCAACAGATTTTTgcttcatcaccatcatcaacaATGCCCTCTTCTCAGTCCTCCACTCCACCACCACCGCCTCCGCCGCCGCAGCTCCCCAAAGAGTCGTTTGCTCGCCGCTACAAGTTTCTCTGGCCTTTGCTCTTGACTGTCAATCTCGGCGTCGGAG CTTACTTGTTCATGCGGacgaaaaagaaagagatagaCGTGGAGGAAGAAGTTACTACTGCAGTTTCAACTGTTGCCCAAACAACTCCTACTACTGAGAAACCCCTACCCCTGCCAACCATCACAGAGCCTGTGAAATTGCGAGAACCAATCTCAGAGGATCAACAACGCGAAGTTTTCAAGTGGATtctggaagaaaaaagaaaggttAAACCAAAGGATCCTGAAGAGAAGAAGCAGATTGATGAGGAGAAAGCCCTTCTGAAACAGTTTATCAGAGCAAAATCTCTTCCAAGAATCTAA
- the LOC112187971 gene encoding 3-epi-6-deoxocathasterone 23-monooxygenase CYP90D1 isoform X1, protein MDILLLIVLVCSTTIFLSTVLILSRNYFRFSPVCFNIRSSKHRRLSLPLGTLGWPFLGETIEFVSCAYSDCPESFVNKRRHRYGKVFKSHIFGSPTIVSTDAEVSKFVLQSDAKAFVPSYPKSLTELMGKSSILLINGSLQRRIHGLIGAFFKSPHLKAQITRDMQKYVQESMATWRDDLPIFIQDETKNIAFQVLVKALISLDPGEDMEFLKKQFQEFIAGLMSIPINIPGSRLYRSLQAKKKMVKLVQKIIQAKKESGISNVSQDVVDVLLNDTSDQLTDDLIADNMIDMMIPGEDSVPLLMTLAIKYLSDSPTALQQLTKENMELKTLKEQLGEPLFWSDYLSLPFTHNVITETLRMGNIINGVMRKAMKDVEIKGYQIPKGWCVFTYFRSVHLDENNYDGAYDFNPWRWQDKDISSCNFTPFGGGQRLCPGLDLARLEASIFLHHFITQFSWVAEDDTIVNFPTVRMKRRMPIWVKRRRADQY, encoded by the exons ATGGAcattttgttgctgattgtacTAGTCTGTAGTACTACCATATTCTTGTCCACAGTACTAATTCTCTCCAGGAACTACTTCAGGTTTAGCCCAGTCTGTTTCAATATCAGATCATCAAAACACAGAAGACTCTCACTTCCATTAGGCACTCTTGGATGGCCGTTTCTCGGCGAAACCATTGAGTTTGTGTCTTGTGCTTACTCTGATTGCCCCGAGAGCTTCGTCAATAAACGTCGCCATAG GTATGGAAAGGTGTTTAAATCACACATATTTGGGAGTCCAACTATTGTTTCAACAGATGCAGAAGTGAGTAAGTTTGTTCTGCAAAGTGATGCCAAGGCTTTTGTTCCATCTTACCCAAAATCTCTCACAGAGTTGATGGGGAAGTCTTCTATATTGCTCATCAATGGAAGCTTGCAAAGAAGAATCCATGGACTCATAGGAGCTTTCTTTAAGTCTCCACACCTCAAAGCTCAAATCACCAGAGACATGCAGAAGTATGTCCAAGAATCAATGGCAACTTGGAGAGATGACCTTCCCATTTTCATTCAAGATGAAACCAAAAAT ATTGCATTTCAAGTACTTGTCAAAGCATTGATTAGTCTGGATCCTGGTGAGGACATGGAGTTTCTAAAGAAACAGTTCCAAGAATTCATTGCTGGCCTCATGTCTATACCCATCAATATTCCTGGAAGTAGACTTTACAGATCATTACAG GCCAAGAAGAAAATGGTCAAGCTAGTCCAGAAAATTATACAAGCTAAAAAGGAGAGTGGGATCTCCAATGTTTCCCAAGATGTGGTGGATGTTTTGCTCAATGACACAAGTGATCAATTAACAGATGATCTTATAGCAGATAACATGATTGATATGATGATACCAGGAGAGGATTCAGTACCACTTCTTATGACTCTTGCAATCAAATACCTTTCAGATTCCCCCACTGCTCTTCAACAGTTAACG AAGGAGAACATGGAGTTAAAAACACTCAAAGAGCAGCTTGGAGAGCCATTGTTTTGGAGTGATTACTTATCCTTACCATTTACACATAAT GTGATTACAGAAACTCTAAGGATGGGAAACATCATAAATGGGGTGATGAGGAAGGCCATGAAAGATGTTGAGATAAAAGGCTATCAAATACCAAAGGGGTGGTGTGTCTTCACATACTTTAGATCAGTTCATCTTGATGAGAATAACTATGATGGGGCTTATGACTTCAATCCATGGAGATGGCAA GACAAAGACATAAGCAGCTGTAACTTCACTCCGTTTGGAGGTGGACAAAGACTTTGTCCTGGGCTTGACTTGGCTAGGCTGGAAGCTTCCATCTTCCTACACCACTTTATCACTCAGTTCAG TTGGGTGGCTGAGGATGACACAATTGTAAACTTCCCCACTGTAAGAATGAAGAGGAGGATGCCAATCTGGGTCAAAAGGAGAAGGGCCGACCAGTACTAA
- the LOC112187971 gene encoding 3-epi-6-deoxocathasterone 23-monooxygenase CYP90D1 isoform X2 yields the protein MDLFSPVCFNIRSSKHRRLSLPLGTLGWPFLGETIEFVSCAYSDCPESFVNKRRHRYGKVFKSHIFGSPTIVSTDAEVSKFVLQSDAKAFVPSYPKSLTELMGKSSILLINGSLQRRIHGLIGAFFKSPHLKAQITRDMQKYVQESMATWRDDLPIFIQDETKNIAFQVLVKALISLDPGEDMEFLKKQFQEFIAGLMSIPINIPGSRLYRSLQAKKKMVKLVQKIIQAKKESGISNVSQDVVDVLLNDTSDQLTDDLIADNMIDMMIPGEDSVPLLMTLAIKYLSDSPTALQQLTKENMELKTLKEQLGEPLFWSDYLSLPFTHNVITETLRMGNIINGVMRKAMKDVEIKGYQIPKGWCVFTYFRSVHLDENNYDGAYDFNPWRWQDKDISSCNFTPFGGGQRLCPGLDLARLEASIFLHHFITQFSWVAEDDTIVNFPTVRMKRRMPIWVKRRRADQY from the exons ATGGACTT GTTTAGCCCAGTCTGTTTCAATATCAGATCATCAAAACACAGAAGACTCTCACTTCCATTAGGCACTCTTGGATGGCCGTTTCTCGGCGAAACCATTGAGTTTGTGTCTTGTGCTTACTCTGATTGCCCCGAGAGCTTCGTCAATAAACGTCGCCATAG GTATGGAAAGGTGTTTAAATCACACATATTTGGGAGTCCAACTATTGTTTCAACAGATGCAGAAGTGAGTAAGTTTGTTCTGCAAAGTGATGCCAAGGCTTTTGTTCCATCTTACCCAAAATCTCTCACAGAGTTGATGGGGAAGTCTTCTATATTGCTCATCAATGGAAGCTTGCAAAGAAGAATCCATGGACTCATAGGAGCTTTCTTTAAGTCTCCACACCTCAAAGCTCAAATCACCAGAGACATGCAGAAGTATGTCCAAGAATCAATGGCAACTTGGAGAGATGACCTTCCCATTTTCATTCAAGATGAAACCAAAAAT ATTGCATTTCAAGTACTTGTCAAAGCATTGATTAGTCTGGATCCTGGTGAGGACATGGAGTTTCTAAAGAAACAGTTCCAAGAATTCATTGCTGGCCTCATGTCTATACCCATCAATATTCCTGGAAGTAGACTTTACAGATCATTACAG GCCAAGAAGAAAATGGTCAAGCTAGTCCAGAAAATTATACAAGCTAAAAAGGAGAGTGGGATCTCCAATGTTTCCCAAGATGTGGTGGATGTTTTGCTCAATGACACAAGTGATCAATTAACAGATGATCTTATAGCAGATAACATGATTGATATGATGATACCAGGAGAGGATTCAGTACCACTTCTTATGACTCTTGCAATCAAATACCTTTCAGATTCCCCCACTGCTCTTCAACAGTTAACG AAGGAGAACATGGAGTTAAAAACACTCAAAGAGCAGCTTGGAGAGCCATTGTTTTGGAGTGATTACTTATCCTTACCATTTACACATAAT GTGATTACAGAAACTCTAAGGATGGGAAACATCATAAATGGGGTGATGAGGAAGGCCATGAAAGATGTTGAGATAAAAGGCTATCAAATACCAAAGGGGTGGTGTGTCTTCACATACTTTAGATCAGTTCATCTTGATGAGAATAACTATGATGGGGCTTATGACTTCAATCCATGGAGATGGCAA GACAAAGACATAAGCAGCTGTAACTTCACTCCGTTTGGAGGTGGACAAAGACTTTGTCCTGGGCTTGACTTGGCTAGGCTGGAAGCTTCCATCTTCCTACACCACTTTATCACTCAGTTCAG TTGGGTGGCTGAGGATGACACAATTGTAAACTTCCCCACTGTAAGAATGAAGAGGAGGATGCCAATCTGGGTCAAAAGGAGAAGGGCCGACCAGTACTAA
- the LOC112187991 gene encoding probable cinnamyl alcohol dehydrogenase 1, with protein sequence MSSEISAANGNGNCLGWAARDASGVLSPYKFNRRNVQADDVSIKITHCGVCYAEVVWPRNKHGDATYPMVPGHEIVGIVQEVGPNVHRFKVGDHVGVGTYTNSCRDCEYCNDGQEVYCDKGAVFTYNRFDYNGTITHGGFSTFTVVHERYCFKIPEDDYPLASAAPLLCAGITVYAPMMDHKMNQPGKSLGVIGLGGLGHMAVKFGKALGLQVTVFSTSMSKKDEALTLLGADNFVISSNRDQMKALAKSLDFIIDTASGDHPFDEYMSLLKTAGVLVLVGAPSEIKLSPISLIMGKRSITGSATGGTKQIQEMINFCAAHKIYPNIEVVPIQYVNEAIERLINKDVKYRFVVDIENSLK encoded by the exons ATGAGCTCCGAAATTAGTGCAGCAAATGGAAATGGGAACTGCTTGGGATGGGCCGCAAGAGATGCTTCCGGAGTGTTATCGCCTTATAAATTTAATCGAAG GAATGTTCAAGCCGACGATGTTTCCATAAAGATCACACATTGTGGAGTTTGCTATGCTGAGGTCGTTTGGCCAAGGAACAAACATGGAGATGCAACCTATCCTATGGTGCCTGG ACATGAGATTGTTGGCATTGTGCAAGAGGTTGGTCCAAATGTTCATCGCTTCAAAGTTGGAGACCATGTTGGGGTTGGAACTTATACCAACTCATGTAGAGATTGCGAGTATTGTAACGATGGCCAAGAAGTTTACTGTGATAAGGGAGCAGTATTTACTTATAACCGTTTTGATTACAATGGCACCATCACCCATGGAGGGTTCTCCACTTTCACTGTTGTCCACGAAAG GTACTGCTTCAAAATACCAGAGGACGACTATCCATTGGCTTCAGCAGCCCCACTGCTTTGTGCTGGCATTACTGTTTACGCTCCCATGATGGACCATAAGATGAACCAACCTGGGAAATCCCTAGGCGTGATCGGCCTTGGTGGTCTTGGTCACATGGCTGTGAAATTCGGCAAGGCTTTGGGACTCCAGGTAACTGTTTTCAGCACAAGCATGTCAAAGAAAGACGAAGCTCTGACTCTGCTTGGAGCAGACAATTTCGTCATATCATCCAACCGAGACCAAATGAAG GCACTAGCTAAATCACTTGACTTTATCATTGACACAGCATCTGGTGATCACCCATTCGACGAGTACATGTCACTACTGAAGACTGCTGGTGTTCTAGTCCTCGTGGGTGCCCCAAGTGAAATCAAATTGAGCCCTATAAGCCTTATTATGG GTAAGAGATCAATTACCGGTAGCGCAACAGGTGGTACAAAACAGATTCAAGAAATGATAAACTTTTGTGCCGCTCACAAGATATACCCAAACATAGAAGTTGTTCCAATTCAGTATGTGAATGAAGCTATTGAGAGGCTCATAAACAAGGATGTCAAGTATCGCTTTGTGGTAGATATTGAAAACTCCCTGAAATGA